A portion of the Stella humosa genome contains these proteins:
- a CDS encoding amino acid ABC transporter substrate-binding protein encodes MRIPLLGAVLGALIAIGTGMPAVAQAPEDTVAAIRARGHLVCGISANSPGFAVQTSRDTWAGFEVDYCRAIASVVLGDANKVKLVPVSTAERLAVLEQGGIDVLSRNTTWTLEREVGGHVEFAAVTYYDGQSFMLRADRGIRRIQQMDGLKVCVETSTTTEQNVADHARAMRLRLTLVQIPDLATAQAAFLAGFCDALTSDQSVLAGIRKAQGSRADQFVLLGEIISKEPLSLVVRRGDWRFFNIVRWTHLAMVAAEELNMDSGAVRDLRSRSEPELALASLEVRRLLGRVGSSGRMLGLDADWAARLVLQVGNYREVWERNIAPLGIRRGLNLLWSQGGLQYAPPMR; translated from the coding sequence ATGCGAATCCCCCTGCTTGGCGCCGTTCTGGGCGCGCTGATTGCCATTGGCACCGGCATGCCCGCCGTGGCGCAGGCGCCGGAGGACACGGTGGCCGCGATCCGCGCCAGGGGGCATCTCGTATGTGGCATATCCGCGAACAGCCCGGGCTTTGCCGTTCAGACCAGTCGCGACACGTGGGCGGGATTTGAGGTCGACTATTGCCGCGCCATCGCCTCGGTGGTGCTGGGGGACGCGAACAAGGTGAAGCTCGTGCCGGTCTCGACTGCAGAGCGGCTGGCCGTGCTGGAGCAGGGCGGGATCGACGTCCTCTCGCGCAACACCACCTGGACCCTGGAGCGCGAGGTCGGCGGCCATGTGGAGTTCGCCGCCGTCACCTACTATGACGGCCAGAGCTTCATGCTCCGCGCCGATCGCGGCATCCGCCGCATCCAGCAGATGGACGGCCTCAAGGTCTGCGTCGAGACCTCCACCACGACCGAGCAGAACGTGGCCGACCATGCCCGCGCGATGCGGCTGCGCCTGACGCTGGTGCAGATCCCCGACCTGGCCACGGCGCAGGCGGCCTTCCTGGCCGGGTTCTGCGACGCGCTGACCAGCGACCAGAGCGTGCTGGCCGGCATCCGCAAGGCGCAGGGCAGCCGCGCCGACCAGTTCGTGCTGCTGGGCGAGATCATCTCCAAGGAGCCGCTCAGCCTCGTCGTGCGCCGGGGGGACTGGCGCTTCTTCAACATCGTGCGCTGGACGCACCTGGCCATGGTCGCCGCCGAAGAGCTGAACATGGACAGTGGTGCGGTGCGCGATCTGCGCAGCCGTAGCGAGCCCGAGCTGGCGCTGGCCAGCCTGGAGGTACGGCGGCTGCTCGGCCGGGTCGGCTCGTCCGGCCGGATGCTGGGCCTCGATGCCGACTGGGCCGCGCGCCTGGTGCTGCAGGTGGGCAACTACCGCGAGGTCTGGGAGCGCAACATCGCCCCGCTCGGCATCCGCCGGGGGCTGAACCTGCTGTGGAGCCAGGGCGGGCTGCAATACGCCCCGCCGATGCGCTGA
- a CDS encoding aminoglycoside phosphotransferase family protein — protein sequence MEPGRAAIRPADALTGDRLPPAVAAALRRWGLAPDGALLETPSSWILPVCGEGAPAVLKVARTADERRGYGLMQWWAGQGAAAVLASAPGVLLLERATGRRDLAAMARAGQDDEATRILCRTAGRLHQARPGSVPELHPLPAWFQPLFDMAGRDSSLARAAAAASRLLAEPRSIGPLHGDLHHGNVLDFGARGWLAIDPHGLLGERCFDYANIFTNPDLDDPAWPVATLPGRLEARLAIVAATAPVEPGRMLQWIVAWTGLSAAWFIGDGNDEGAAIDLTINRAACGLIDV from the coding sequence GTGGAGCCAGGGCGGGCTGCAATACGCCCCGCCGATGCGCTGACGGGGGATCGCCTTCCGCCAGCCGTCGCGGCCGCCCTGCGGCGGTGGGGCCTGGCGCCGGACGGCGCGCTGCTGGAAACCCCGTCAAGCTGGATCCTGCCGGTTTGCGGCGAGGGCGCGCCGGCCGTCCTCAAGGTCGCGCGCACGGCGGACGAGCGGCGCGGCTATGGGCTGATGCAATGGTGGGCCGGGCAGGGTGCGGCCGCCGTGTTGGCGTCCGCGCCGGGCGTGCTGCTCCTGGAGCGTGCTACGGGCCGGCGCGACCTCGCCGCCATGGCGCGCGCCGGCCAGGACGACGAAGCCACGCGCATCCTGTGCCGGACGGCGGGTCGCCTGCACCAGGCGCGGCCCGGATCCGTGCCGGAACTGCATCCGTTGCCGGCATGGTTCCAGCCGCTGTTCGACATGGCGGGCCGAGATTCCTCCCTGGCCCGGGCAGCCGCGGCGGCAAGCCGGCTGCTGGCCGAGCCTCGGTCCATCGGCCCTCTGCATGGCGACCTCCACCACGGGAACGTGCTGGACTTCGGCGCCCGCGGCTGGCTGGCGATCGACCCGCACGGCCTGCTGGGCGAGCGATGCTTCGACTATGCGAACATCTTCACCAACCCGGACCTCGACGACCCGGCCTGGCCCGTCGCGACCCTGCCGGGCCGGCTGGAGGCCCGCCTGGCGATCGTGGCCGCGACCGCCCCGGTCGAGCCCGGCCGCATGCTGCAATGGATCGTCGCCTGGACAGGCCTGTCGGCCGCCTGGTTCATCGGCGACGGCAACGACGAAGGGGCGGCGATCGACCTTACGATCAACCGTGCCGCCTGCGGACTCATCGATGTTTGA
- a CDS encoding threonine aldolase family protein: MNFASDNTAGAHPAVLQALAEASTGRAMPYGNDPWTDRVAARLAEIFETPVEIFPVATGTACNALALSALTPPWGAVYCHEQAHVEVDECGAPEMFTGGAKLVTLPGQDGRIAPETLAEALDRGGFGSVHSVQPSALSLTQSTECGTVYRPDHLRALCDLAHAKGLGVHMDGARFANAVAALGAAPADITWRAGVDVLSLGATKNGAMAAEAVVFFDRGRADRFAFRRKRAGHLFSKMRFLSAQLEAYLADGLWLANAAHANAMATRLAAGLQGLPGVTLRHPVEANTLFAALPGPAIDAMAAAGFRFYRWPDAGPDTIRLVTAFDTEAADVDAFLAKLQSILLIPAAATGT, from the coding sequence ATGAATTTCGCCTCCGACAATACCGCCGGTGCCCATCCGGCCGTGCTCCAGGCCCTGGCGGAGGCCTCTACCGGCCGCGCCATGCCCTACGGCAACGACCCGTGGACCGACCGGGTTGCCGCGCGCCTGGCCGAGATCTTCGAAACCCCGGTCGAAATCTTCCCCGTCGCCACCGGCACGGCCTGCAACGCCCTGGCGCTCAGCGCGCTGACGCCGCCGTGGGGCGCGGTCTATTGCCACGAGCAGGCGCATGTCGAAGTCGACGAGTGCGGCGCGCCCGAGATGTTCACCGGCGGCGCCAAGCTGGTGACGCTGCCTGGTCAGGACGGGCGGATCGCGCCCGAGACCCTGGCCGAAGCGCTGGACCGCGGCGGCTTCGGCAGCGTGCACAGCGTGCAGCCGTCTGCCCTGTCGCTGACCCAGTCGACAGAATGCGGCACCGTTTACCGGCCGGACCATCTCCGCGCCCTCTGCGACCTGGCCCATGCCAAGGGCCTGGGCGTCCACATGGACGGCGCGCGCTTCGCCAACGCGGTGGCGGCACTGGGCGCCGCACCGGCCGACATCACCTGGCGGGCCGGCGTCGACGTGCTGAGCCTGGGCGCCACCAAGAACGGCGCCATGGCGGCCGAGGCGGTGGTGTTCTTCGACCGCGGCCGCGCCGACCGCTTCGCCTTCCGCCGCAAGCGCGCGGGCCACCTCTTCTCCAAGATGCGCTTCCTGTCGGCGCAGTTGGAGGCCTACCTGGCGGATGGCCTGTGGCTGGCCAACGCCGCCCACGCCAACGCCATGGCCACGCGCCTGGCCGCCGGCCTGCAAGGGCTGCCCGGCGTGACCCTGCGCCACCCCGTGGAGGCCAACACCCTCTTCGCGGCCCTGCCCGGCCCCGCCATCGACGCCATGGCCGCGGCGGGCTTCCGCTTCTACCGCTGGCCCGACGCCGGCCCCGACACCATCCGCCTCGTCACCGCCTTCGACACCGAGGCGGCCGACGTCGACGCTTTCCTGGCGAAGCTGCAATCAATCCTCTTGATCCCGGCGGCCGCAACGGGTACTTGA
- a CDS encoding RluA family pseudouridine synthase: MRIFMAAAEDAGERADRFLAARFDGTSRSRIKSLIEGGAVSVDGATLSDPAFRVKAGQTFAILVPEPVAAQPEAQDIALSVVYEDEEVIVVDKPAGMVVHPAPGNPDGTLVNALLAHCGPSLKGIGGERRPGIVHRIDKDTSGLLVAAKSEAALAGLQRQFADHSAARAYFAVVWGQPSPAADSIEGPIGRHPVDRQRMAIVQRGGRAALTRYRTIRRVGSRATLLECRLATGRTHQIRVHLSSRGHPLVGDQVYGRTRSGRQATNDRVAQAALDGFARQALHAALLGFSHPITGMWLEFESALPQDIGTLLARLELI, translated from the coding sequence ATGCGGATTTTCATGGCGGCGGCCGAGGATGCGGGCGAGCGGGCGGACCGCTTCCTCGCGGCCCGGTTCGACGGAACTTCGCGCAGCCGCATCAAGAGCTTGATCGAGGGCGGCGCGGTCTCGGTCGACGGCGCGACACTATCGGACCCCGCCTTTCGCGTCAAAGCCGGCCAAACTTTCGCCATCCTCGTTCCCGAGCCTGTGGCAGCGCAACCGGAGGCGCAGGATATCGCGCTCTCGGTCGTGTATGAGGACGAGGAGGTGATCGTCGTGGACAAGCCAGCCGGCATGGTCGTCCATCCCGCCCCGGGCAACCCGGACGGCACGCTCGTCAACGCGCTGCTGGCCCATTGCGGCCCCTCGCTGAAGGGTATCGGGGGCGAGCGGCGGCCGGGCATCGTTCACCGCATCGACAAGGACACCAGCGGCCTGTTGGTGGCCGCCAAGAGCGAGGCGGCCCTGGCCGGCCTGCAGCGACAGTTCGCCGACCACAGTGCGGCGCGCGCCTATTTCGCGGTCGTGTGGGGCCAGCCCAGCCCGGCGGCCGATTCGATCGAGGGGCCGATCGGCCGCCACCCCGTCGACCGCCAGCGCATGGCGATCGTCCAGCGCGGCGGACGCGCCGCCTTGACCCGCTATCGCACGATCCGCCGCGTCGGCAGCCGGGCAACCCTGCTGGAATGCCGCCTGGCGACCGGGCGCACCCACCAGATCCGCGTCCACCTGTCGTCGCGCGGCCATCCGCTGGTCGGCGACCAAGTGTACGGCAGAACCCGCAGCGGCCGACAGGCGACCAACGACCGGGTGGCGCAGGCGGCCCTGGACGGTTTTGCCCGCCAGGCGCTCCATGCCGCCCTACTCGGGTTCTCACACCCAATCACGGGGATGTGGTTGGAGTTCGAGAGCGCCTTGCCGCAGGATATAGGAACCTTGTTGGCCAGATTAGAATTAATTTAA
- the rpoH gene encoding RNA polymerase sigma factor RpoH: protein MATALALPSVGSDGNLSRYLQEIRRFPMLVQDEEYMLAKRWREHEDTEAAHRLVTSHLRLVAKIAMGYRGYGLPLSELISEGNVGMMQAVKRFDPERGFRLATYAMWWIRAAIQEYILHSWSLVKMGTTAAQKKLFFNLRKLKGQMQAIDEGDLTPEQVAKIAKELGVPEADVISMNRRLGAPDHSLNAPLRTDGDGEWQDWLVDDSDSQETTLAESEEMGKRRKLLGDAMKSLNERERHILEERRLKDEPTTLEDLSQQYRISRERVRQIEVRAFEKLQKSIKSAALQQGLTGGGGANLVQMR from the coding sequence ATGGCGACCGCCCTTGCACTGCCCAGCGTCGGAAGCGACGGGAATCTCAGCCGCTATCTCCAGGAGATCCGGCGATTCCCCATGCTGGTCCAGGATGAGGAGTACATGCTCGCCAAGCGCTGGCGCGAGCACGAGGATACCGAAGCCGCCCACCGGCTGGTGACGAGCCATCTGCGCCTCGTCGCAAAGATCGCGATGGGCTACCGCGGCTATGGCCTGCCGCTCTCGGAGCTGATCTCCGAGGGCAATGTCGGCATGATGCAGGCCGTGAAGCGCTTCGACCCGGAGCGGGGATTCCGCCTGGCGACCTACGCCATGTGGTGGATCCGCGCCGCGATCCAGGAATACATCCTGCATTCCTGGTCCCTGGTGAAGATGGGGACGACGGCCGCCCAGAAAAAGCTCTTCTTCAACCTGCGCAAGCTGAAGGGCCAGATGCAGGCGATCGACGAGGGCGACCTGACGCCCGAGCAGGTCGCCAAGATCGCCAAGGAACTGGGCGTGCCCGAGGCCGACGTGATCAGCATGAACCGGCGCCTGGGCGCGCCGGACCATTCGCTGAACGCGCCCCTGCGCACGGACGGTGACGGCGAGTGGCAGGATTGGCTGGTGGATGATTCGGACAGCCAGGAGACGACGCTGGCCGAGAGCGAGGAGATGGGCAAGCGGCGCAAGCTGCTGGGTGACGCGATGAAGTCGCTCAACGAACGCGAGCGCCACATCCTCGAGGAGCGCCGGCTGAAGGACGAGCCGACGACCCTGGAAGACTTGAGCCAGCAGTATCGCATCAGCCGCGAGCGCGTGCGGCAGATCGAGGTCCGTGCCTTCGAGAAGCTGCAGAAGTCGATCAAGTCGGCGGCCCTGCAGCAGGGCCTCACCGGCGGCGGCGGCGCCAATCTGGTGCAGATGCGCTGA
- a CDS encoding CBS domain-containing protein: protein MTVQAILNVKGSDVVSVLPGERIAGAVRLMMTHGIGAVLVRDEIGVVVGILSERDVMRALAREGAACLDASVASLATRDVICCQPEDGIGHVMGLMTRGRFRHLPVMRDGTLAGLVSIGDIVKHRLAEVETEARSLREYVATG from the coding sequence ATGACCGTTCAGGCCATTCTCAACGTCAAGGGCAGCGACGTGGTGTCGGTTCTGCCGGGCGAGCGCATCGCCGGTGCGGTGCGCCTGATGATGACCCACGGCATCGGCGCCGTCCTGGTCCGCGACGAGATCGGCGTGGTGGTCGGCATCCTCTCCGAGCGCGACGTGATGCGCGCCCTGGCGCGCGAGGGCGCGGCCTGCCTCGATGCCTCGGTCGCTTCGCTGGCGACGCGCGACGTCATCTGCTGCCAGCCGGAGGACGGCATCGGCCATGTCATGGGCCTGATGACGCGCGGCCGCTTCCGCCACCTTCCGGTGATGCGCGACGGCACGCTGGCCGGACTCGTTTCCATCGGCGACATCGTCAAGCACCGCCTGGCCGAGGTCGAGACCGAGGCGCGCTCGCTACGGGAGTATGTCGCGACCGGGTGA
- a CDS encoding adenylosuccinate synthase, whose amino-acid sequence MANVAVVGAQWGDEGKGKIVDWLSERADVVVRFQGGHNAGHTLVIGNVEYRLSLLPSGVVRPGKLSIIGNGVVIDPWAFFREIETLASKGVTITPDTLQVADNAVLILPLHGELDRAREEARGAARLGTTGRGIGPAYEDKVGRRALRVCDLAEPDTLARKVDELLRHHNVLRRGFGMDEVEAESILADLGRVSERLLGFAKPIWQTLDEARRGGKRILFEGAQAAMLDVDHGTYPYVTSSNTVAGQAATGCGLGPAAVGTVLGITKAYTTRVGSGPFPTELTDATGERLGERGREFGTVTGRKRRCGWFDAVMVRQAIKVAGITGICLTKLDVLDGFTELKVCIGYRLDGETIDHFPAGMAAQARCEPIYETLEGWQQSTRGARSWAELPATAVKYVRHIEELVGAPVQLLSTSPEREDTILMRDPFTD is encoded by the coding sequence ATGGCGAACGTAGCCGTGGTCGGGGCCCAGTGGGGCGACGAAGGCAAGGGCAAGATCGTCGACTGGCTGTCCGAGCGGGCCGACGTGGTCGTCCGCTTCCAGGGTGGCCACAATGCCGGCCATACCCTGGTCATCGGCAATGTCGAGTATCGCCTGAGCCTGCTGCCATCCGGCGTCGTCCGCCCCGGCAAGCTGTCGATCATCGGCAACGGCGTCGTCATCGACCCCTGGGCCTTCTTCCGCGAGATCGAGACGCTGGCCAGCAAGGGCGTGACGATCACGCCCGACACGCTCCAGGTGGCCGACAACGCAGTGCTGATCCTGCCGCTGCATGGCGAGTTGGACCGCGCGCGCGAGGAAGCCCGCGGGGCCGCCCGCCTGGGCACGACCGGGCGCGGCATCGGCCCGGCCTATGAGGACAAGGTCGGCCGCCGCGCCTTGCGCGTCTGCGACCTGGCCGAGCCCGACACGCTGGCCCGCAAGGTGGACGAGCTGCTGCGCCACCACAATGTGCTGCGCCGCGGCTTCGGCATGGACGAGGTCGAGGCGGAATCGATCCTGGCCGACCTGGGCCGGGTGTCCGAGCGGCTGCTGGGCTTTGCCAAGCCGATCTGGCAGACGCTCGACGAGGCCCGTCGCGGCGGCAAGCGCATCCTCTTCGAGGGCGCCCAGGCGGCAATGCTCGACGTCGACCACGGCACCTATCCCTATGTCACCTCGTCCAACACGGTGGCGGGCCAGGCGGCGACCGGCTGCGGCCTGGGTCCGGCGGCGGTCGGCACGGTGCTGGGCATCACCAAGGCCTACACGACGCGCGTCGGCTCCGGCCCCTTCCCGACCGAGCTGACCGATGCCACCGGCGAGCGTCTGGGCGAGCGCGGCCGCGAGTTCGGCACCGTCACCGGGCGCAAGCGCCGCTGCGGCTGGTTCGACGCGGTCATGGTGCGCCAAGCGATCAAGGTCGCCGGCATCACCGGCATCTGCCTGACCAAGCTCGACGTGCTGGACGGCTTCACCGAGCTGAAGGTGTGCATCGGCTATCGCCTGGATGGCGAGACGATCGACCATTTCCCGGCCGGCATGGCCGCCCAGGCTCGCTGTGAGCCGATCTACGAGACGCTGGAAGGCTGGCAGCAGAGCACGCGCGGCGCCCGCTCCTGGGCCGAGCTGCCGGCAACGGCGGTGAAGTATGTCCGCCACATCGAGGAACTGGTGGGGGCGCCGGTACAGCTCCTCTCCACCAGCCCGGAGCGTGAGGACACGATCCTGATGCGCGATCCGTTCACCGACTGA
- a CDS encoding ATP phosphoribosyltransferase regulatory subunit, with translation MNEPIHPGLLPAGLADLLPHEAAFEAAVVAQLMARLAQSGYDRVKPPLFEFEDSLLAGAGAALASDTFRLMDPISQRMIGLRADMTPQVARIAATRLVRQPRPLRLSYAGQVLRVRGSQLRPERQLGQVGAELIGVASAAADAEVIALAAEAVEGLGIDGLSIDLTTPTLVPAVCRELGLDGVAEARVRAAIDRKDAAALERAGGAGRHILGGLLAASGPADRALETLAAMTLPAIAAREVATLAEVVALVRATLPAVTLTVDPVENRGFEYHTGISFTLFARGIRGELGRGGRYEIGFGRDETATGFTLYTDALQLAAPRPAPDRRVFLPAGTQPAAARALRAAGWVTLQALDDAEPQAEAHRLGCTHRLSPAGEPVEI, from the coding sequence ATGAACGAGCCGATTCACCCCGGACTGCTGCCGGCCGGCCTGGCCGACCTGCTTCCCCATGAAGCCGCCTTCGAGGCGGCCGTCGTCGCACAGCTCATGGCCCGGCTAGCGCAGTCGGGCTACGACCGCGTGAAGCCGCCGCTGTTCGAGTTCGAGGACAGCCTGCTGGCCGGCGCCGGTGCGGCCCTGGCGTCCGACACCTTCCGGCTGATGGACCCGATCTCGCAGCGCATGATCGGCCTGCGCGCTGACATGACGCCGCAGGTGGCCCGCATCGCCGCCACCCGGCTGGTGCGCCAGCCGCGGCCGCTGCGCCTCAGCTATGCCGGCCAGGTGCTGCGCGTGCGCGGCAGCCAGCTTCGGCCCGAGCGCCAGTTGGGCCAGGTCGGCGCCGAGCTGATCGGCGTGGCCTCGGCCGCCGCCGACGCCGAGGTGATCGCGCTGGCCGCCGAGGCGGTCGAGGGGCTGGGCATCGACGGGCTGTCGATCGACCTGACCACGCCCACCCTGGTGCCGGCGGTCTGCCGCGAGCTGGGGCTGGACGGGGTGGCGGAAGCGCGCGTGCGGGCCGCCATCGACCGCAAGGACGCGGCCGCCCTGGAGCGCGCCGGCGGCGCCGGTCGCCACATCCTGGGCGGGCTTCTGGCGGCATCCGGCCCGGCCGACCGCGCGCTGGAGACGCTGGCGGCCATGACCCTGCCGGCGATCGCCGCGCGCGAGGTGGCGACCCTGGCCGAGGTCGTGGCCCTGGTCCGCGCCACCCTGCCCGCCGTGACGCTGACGGTCGACCCGGTCGAGAACCGCGGCTTCGAGTACCATACCGGCATCAGCTTCACGCTCTTCGCCCGGGGCATCCGCGGCGAGCTGGGGCGTGGCGGGCGCTACGAAATCGGCTTCGGCCGCGACGAGACGGCGACCGGCTTCACGCTCTACACCGACGCCCTGCAGTTGGCCGCCCCCCGGCCGGCGCCGGACCGGCGGGTGTTCCTGCCGGCCGGCACGCAGCCGGCCGCCGCGCGTGCGCTGCGGGCGGCGGGCTGGGTCACGCTGCAGGCGCTCGACGATGCCGAACCGCAGGCCGAGGCCCATCGGCTGGGCTGCACCCACCGGCTGTCGCCCGCGGGCGAGCCGGTCGAGATCTGA
- a CDS encoding sulfite exporter TauE/SafE family protein yields MMPSPDLIVFSALVFVLAGLVKGVLGFGLPTVVVALLALALPPTQALALLVVPSFATNLAQGAVGGHFVALCRRLWPMGLGIVLGTLVGGRLTAALFGPEAATATRTGLGIALVVYGMSGLLGRPPTLPGRLERLLAGPAGLVSGVMTAACGVFVFPLAPFLQSLGLSRAALSQALGIAFTLATVALAGNLLDGDRLSGRDLLWSVAGLVPALAGMALGMRLRDRMQPAIFSAVFLLGLAGLGLHLALA; encoded by the coding sequence ATGATGCCGTCGCCCGACCTGATCGTCTTCTCCGCCCTGGTGTTCGTGCTGGCCGGCCTCGTCAAGGGCGTGCTGGGCTTCGGCCTGCCGACCGTGGTGGTGGCACTGCTGGCGCTGGCCCTTCCACCCACCCAGGCCCTGGCTCTGCTGGTGGTGCCCTCGTTCGCGACCAACCTGGCACAGGGCGCGGTCGGCGGGCATTTCGTCGCCCTGTGCCGTCGGCTGTGGCCCATGGGCCTGGGCATCGTGCTCGGCACGCTGGTGGGCGGGCGGCTGACCGCAGCCCTCTTCGGGCCGGAGGCCGCCACCGCGACGCGGACGGGCCTTGGCATCGCGCTGGTGGTCTATGGGATGTCGGGCCTGCTCGGCCGGCCGCCGACATTGCCGGGCCGGCTGGAGCGCCTGCTGGCGGGCCCGGCCGGCCTGGTGTCCGGCGTCATGACGGCGGCCTGCGGCGTCTTCGTCTTCCCGCTGGCGCCCTTCCTGCAATCGCTCGGCCTGTCGCGTGCGGCCCTGTCGCAGGCGCTGGGCATCGCCTTCACCTTGGCGACGGTGGCGCTGGCCGGCAACCTGCTGGATGGCGACCGGCTGTCCGGCCGCGACCTGCTATGGTCGGTCGCCGGCCTGGTGCCGGCGCTGGCGGGGATGGCACTCGGCATGCGGCTGCGCGATCGCATGCAGCCCGCCATCTTCAGCGCGGTCTTCCTGCTGGGGCTGGCGGGGCTGGGCCTGCACCTGGCGCTGGCCTAG
- a CDS encoding LysR substrate-binding domain-containing protein has protein sequence MRFDITDLRLFVAIADAGGMGAGAARVGLSLPSASLRIRDMEAQAGTALLDRRAGGARPTERGRLLLDHARAILDRWQRMQDELGLAGNSLAGRVRLWVNSAAMADLVPDQLPRFLQRHPAIAVDVEEHGSERILDAVTAGLCDLGIAIGPVDPLAIDAVPLRPDPLVLLVPRGHPLAGRRRLALAACGAADMVGLVADNPLQRYIERHAAADGNHLRIRGRVGDFAALCRMVADGAGSAILPAAAARRCRGRLPVRMLALEDGWAARRLLLCRPRNRRPSARVQRLAEHLSAGDEANPFTTA, from the coding sequence ATGCGCTTCGATATCACCGACCTTCGCCTGTTCGTCGCCATCGCCGATGCGGGCGGCATGGGAGCGGGCGCGGCCCGCGTCGGGCTGTCGCTGCCGTCCGCCAGCCTGCGCATCCGCGACATGGAGGCGCAGGCGGGGACGGCGCTGCTGGACCGCCGGGCGGGCGGCGCGCGACCGACAGAGCGCGGCCGCCTGCTGCTCGACCATGCCCGCGCCATCCTCGACCGCTGGCAGCGGATGCAGGACGAGCTGGGGCTGGCGGGGAACAGCCTGGCCGGCCGGGTCCGGCTCTGGGTCAACAGTGCCGCCATGGCCGATCTCGTGCCGGACCAGCTGCCGCGCTTCCTGCAACGGCACCCCGCGATTGCCGTGGACGTGGAGGAGCATGGCAGCGAGCGTATCCTCGACGCCGTGACGGCGGGCCTCTGCGACCTCGGCATCGCCATCGGCCCCGTGGATCCGCTGGCGATCGATGCGGTGCCGCTGCGGCCGGATCCGCTGGTGCTGCTGGTGCCGCGCGGGCATCCGCTTGCCGGACGGCGGCGGCTGGCGCTGGCGGCCTGCGGCGCGGCCGACATGGTTGGCCTGGTGGCAGACAACCCGCTGCAGCGCTATATCGAGCGGCACGCGGCCGCGGATGGCAATCACTTGCGCATTCGCGGCCGGGTCGGCGATTTCGCCGCGCTCTGCCGCATGGTGGCGGACGGCGCCGGCTCGGCGATTCTGCCGGCGGCCGCTGCCCGGCGCTGCCGCGGCCGGCTGCCCGTGCGGATGCTGGCGCTGGAGGATGGCTGGGCCGCCCGTCGGCTCCTGCTCTGCCGGCCACGCAACCGGCGGCCTTCGGCCCGCGTTCAGAGATTGGCGGAGCATCTGTCGGCCGGTGATGAAGCCAACCCGTTCACGACGGCGTGA
- a CDS encoding calcium-binding protein has translation MAYDDYYYSDDYYYDDGGYYDDGGYYDDGGYYDSGYYDDGYYDGGYYDGGYYDDGYYYDDGGYYDDGYYDDPYYDYAYYDDWYGDYGYYDDSYYGYYDYTYDPYYYYDPYDYGYYDYGVEFYADYWYGGYEYDWVYGGYGYDLYGSLTFVYADYGYDYHYADFNPYSGVTEVGDDGPNNLQGWDGGDLLLGFGGNDTLEGWGGDDDMNGNTGRDLLYGDGGRDIVRGGQDSDTVYGGSGSDLHLNGNRGDDLVFGEEGDDTIHGGPDQDQLYGGVGDDVLNGDFGNDTMWGGFGADRFQIAAGSGVDLIGDFDVNGGDTIRLPMNVNGSPITNFATLVAATVDQNGDAVIDLGGGNRLILDGVSKAMLQPNDFIFG, from the coding sequence ATGGCCTACGACGACTACTACTATTCCGACGACTACTACTACGACGATGGCGGCTACTATGACGACGGTGGCTACTACGACGATGGTGGGTATTACGACTCGGGATACTACGACGACGGCTATTACGATGGTGGCTACTATGACGGTGGCTACTACGATGACGGATACTATTACGACGACGGCGGATACTACGATGACGGGTATTATGATGACCCGTACTATGATTACGCCTACTATGACGACTGGTATGGCGACTACGGTTATTACGACGACTCGTACTATGGGTATTACGACTATACCTACGACCCGTATTACTACTACGACCCCTACGACTACGGGTATTACGATTACGGCGTGGAATTCTATGCCGACTATTGGTATGGCGGCTACGAGTATGACTGGGTCTATGGCGGCTATGGCTACGACCTGTATGGCAGCCTGACCTTCGTCTATGCCGACTACGGCTACGACTACCACTACGCCGATTTCAACCCCTACTCGGGCGTGACCGAGGTGGGCGACGACGGCCCCAACAATCTCCAGGGCTGGGATGGCGGCGACCTGCTGCTCGGCTTTGGCGGCAACGACACGCTGGAAGGCTGGGGCGGCGACGACGACATGAACGGCAACACCGGCCGCGACCTGCTCTATGGCGACGGCGGCCGGGACATCGTGCGCGGTGGCCAGGACAGTGACACGGTCTATGGCGGCAGCGGGTCGGACCTGCACCTGAACGGCAACCGCGGCGACGACCTCGTCTTCGGCGAGGAAGGCGACGACACCATCCATGGCGGCCCGGACCAGGACCAGCTCTATGGCGGTGTCGGCGATGACGTCCTCAACGGCGATTTCGGCAACGACACGATGTGGGGCGGCTTCGGTGCCGACCGATTCCAGATCGCGGCCGGCTCCGGCGTCGACCTGATCGGCGACTTCGACGTGAATGGCGGCGACACCATCCGCCTGCCGATGAACGTCAACGGGTCGCCCATCACCAACTTCGCCACGCTGGTCGCCGCCACGGTCGACCAGAACGGCGACGCGGTGATCGACCTCGGCGGCGGCAACCGCCTGATCCTCGACGGTGTCAGCAAGGCGATGTTGCAGCCGAACGACTTTATCTTCGGCTGA